One region of Labrus mixtus chromosome 1, fLabMix1.1, whole genome shotgun sequence genomic DNA includes:
- the LOC132979153 gene encoding gastrula zinc finger protein XlCGF57.1-like → MAGFKDLKELFSRRLLAAVIRDITEERTTSGYEEELHRQRKLLDVILTPEIKLQRTDVQQLLVSKEELPPEQQEWSILDQEDTKPQHIKEEHEELWISQEEEQLQGLEEADTSKFPFIPVSVKSEEKPQSSQLHQRQTEQMETGVDGEDCGGAEPERDSDPERRLQPETEVETEDSYEPETDDSDDWKETREDLSELNLKNKKLKTGKRSHRCSECGKRFNQKGNLTRHMLVHTGEKPFSCSVCSKSFTQRGSLTTHMLVHTAEKPFSCSVCSKSFTRRQHLTTHMLVHTGEKAFSCSVCSKSFTHRQSLTTHMLVHTGEKAFSCSVCSKSFTHRQSLTRHMLIHTGEKSFSCSVCSKSFTHRQNMTRHMLVHTGEKPFSCSVCSKSFTHRQNLTTHMLIHTGEKSFSCSVCSKSFTHRQSLTTHMLIHTGEKAFSCSVCSKSFTRRGNLTTHMLVHTADKPFSCSVCSKSFTRRQLLTSHMLIHTGEKPFSCSVCSKSFTHRQNLTTHMLIHTGEKSFSCSVCSKSFTHRQNLTRHMLIHTGEKPFSCSVCGKSFTQRQLLTTHMLIHTGEKPFSCSVCSRRFTQRGKLTTHVMIHTGEKPFSCSECGKRFNRKETLTRHMLVHTGEKC, encoded by the exons GCTGCGGTTATCAGAGATAtaacagaagaaagaacaacaaGTGGATACGAAGAGGAGCTCCACCGACAAAGAAAACTGCTGGATGTGATTTTAACTCCTGAAATCAAGCTACAGAGAACAG atgtccagcagctgttggttagtaaagaagagcttccacctgagcagcaggagtggagcattctggaccaggaggacactaagccccaacacattaaagaagaacatgaggaactgtggatcagtcaggaggaagaacagcttcaaggactggaggaggctgataccTCCAAGTTCCCCTTCATTCCTGtttctgtgaagagtgaagagaaacctcagtcctcacagcttcatcagagacaaactgaacagatggaaacaggagttgatggagaggactgtggaggagcagaaccagagagagactcagatccagagagacgtttacaaccagagactgaggtcgagactgaagactcttacgaacctgagactgatgacagtgatgattggaaagagacaagagaagatctgtcagaattaaacctgaaaaataagaaactaaagaCTGGTAAGAGATCACACAGGTGTTCggagtgtggtaaaagatttaaccagAAAGGGaatctgaccagacacatgttagtacatacaggagagaaacccttcagctgctctgtttgcagtaaaagttttactcaaagaggaagtctgaccacacacatgttagttcatacagcagagaaacccttcagctgctctgtttgcagtaagaGTTTTACCCGAAGACaacatctgaccacacacatgttagttcatacaggagagaaagctttcagctgctctgtttgcagtaaaagttttaccCATAGACAaagtctgaccacacacatgttagttcatacaggagagaaagctttcagctgctctgtttgcagtaaaagttttaccCATAGACAAagtctgaccagacacatgttaattcatacaggagagaaatccttcagttgctctgtttgcagtaaaagttttaccCATAGACAAAATatgaccagacacatgttagttcatacaggagagaaacccttcagctgctctgtttgcagtaaaagttttaccCATAGACAaaatctgaccacacacatgttaattcatacaggagagaaatccttcagttgctctgtttgcagtaaaagttttaccCATAGACAaagtctgaccacacacatgttaattcatacaggagagaaagccttcagctgctctgtttgcagcaAAAGTTTTACCCGAAGAGGaaatctgaccacacacatgttagttcatacagcagacaaacccttcagctgctctgtttgcagtaaaagttttaccCGAAGACAACTTCTGACCTCACACATGTtaattcatacaggagagaaacccttcagctgctctgtttgcagtaaaagttttaccCATAGACAaaatctgaccacacacatgttaattcatacaggagagaaatccttcagctgctctgtttgcagtaaaagttttaccCATAGACAAaatctgaccagacacatgttaattcatacaggagagaaacccttcagttgCTCTGTTTGCGGTAAAAGTTTTACCCAAAGACAActtctgaccacacacatgttaattcatacaggagagaaacccttcagttgctctgtttgcagtagaAGGTTTACCCAAAGAGGAAAACTGACCACACACGTGatgattcacacaggagagaaacctttcagctgctctgagtgtggtaaaaggtttAACCGGAAAGAGactctgaccagacacatgttagttcacacaggagagaaatgcTAA